Proteins from a single region of Plasmodium brasilianum strain Bolivian I chromosome 13, whole genome shotgun sequence:
- a CDS encoding mRNA-capping enzyme subunit alpha yields the protein MISSIYRPGEKIENEFVKEKIRSKINEMLKWKRNGFPGSNPVSLTKHNIKNLFNKEYLICEKTDGVRYFLFIASNTTFLIDRNYEIFKNDMHIPTIEDLKIKQQLTLLDGELVEDTIFNIKKGIEQKKVVYLIYDALFIQRKDITNLSYLERLTNAYNYVITPLKLYKKKVQSNIVTSEDPVESLNDSLNVNKRKCISYTIKMNDKGESTLDINNSIHISTRHTKSSTQIHRESVHDDDDDSDNGSGGEHSNILCISDDQIHTRCDGGTSGSGANGMGSLEESSEQDTESTLDEWDCPFEIYLKDFYSITQICDLIQIAKKLPHTSDGIIFTPLHSPYITGNFYQLLKWKPLNLNTVDFGIETVYDENKLPNKFELFIAINGVRTSYKCYLAAYGDVYKELLELAMNNKISHYIIECYYVSKNIYSICKNDNSSEERIEGGWIAQKIRFDKSIPNDIKTLNKVIQSILDNITIDSLIKEIVRNRRAK from the coding sequence ATGATAAGCAGCATTTACCGTCCGggggaaaaaatagaaaacgAATTTGTGAAGGAAAAAATTCGATCAAAAATCAACGAAATGTTGAAATGGAAAAGAAATGGCTTTCCAGGTAGTAATCCAGTATCTCTAACAAagcataatataaaaaatttatttaataaggaatatttaatatgtgaAAAGACAGATGGTGttcgttattttttattcatagcTTCAAAtacaacatttttaattgatagaaattatgaaatttttaaaaatgatatgcACATACCAACCATCgaagatttaaaaataaagcaacAACTCACTTTATTAGATGGGGAACTTGTTGAAGAtacaatatttaatataaaaaaaggaattgaACAAAAGAAAGTAgtgtatttaatttatgaTGCACTATTTATACAAAGGAAAGATATAACAAATCTTTCCTATTTAGAAAGATTAACGAatgcatataattatgttataactcctttgaaattatataaaaaaaaagttcagtCAAATATTGTTACATCGGAGGATCCAGTTGAATCGTTAAACGACTCTCTAAACGttaacaaaagaaaatgtaTTTCATATACTATCAAAATGAATGATAAAGGAGAAAGTACTTTAGACATAAATAATTCTATACACATTTCTACACGGCACACTAAAAGTAGTACTCAAATTCATAGGGAAAGTGTtcatgatgatgatgatgatagtGATAACGGTAGTGGAGGTGAACACAGTAATATACTTTGCATTAGTGATGATCAAATACATACACGTTGCGATGGTGGTACTAGCGGCAGTGGTGCAAATGGTATGGGTTCATTGGAGGAGTCTTCTGAACAAGACACGGAGTCTACATTGGACGAGTGGGACTGCCCTTTTGAAATTTACTTAAAAGATTTTTATTCAATTACTCAAATTTGCGATTTAATAcaaattgcaaaaaaattaCCGCATACATCAGATGGTATTATATTTACCCCTTTACACTCGCCCTACATAACTGGAAATTTTTATCAACTACTCAAGTGGAAACCACTAAATTTGAATACTGTTGATTTTGGAATAGAAACAgtatatgatgaaaataaattacctAATAAATTTGAATTGTTTATAGCTATTAATGGTGTTAGAACATCTTACAAATGTTATCTAGCAGCATATGGGGATGTATATAAAGAACTATTAGAATTAgctatgaataataaaatttcccattatattattgaatGCTATTatgtttcaaaaaatatttactccatatgtaaaaatgataacTCTAGTGAAGAAAGAATTGAAGGAGGATGGATAGCTCAAAAAATTCGATTCGATAAGAGTATTCCGAAcgatataaaaacattaaataaGGTCATCCAGAGTATTCTTGACAACATAACTATAGATTCGCTAATTAAGGAAATAGTGAGGAATAGGAGAGCTAAATGA